Within the Pseudomonas guangdongensis genome, the region GCTGGCCATCGTCGGGGTGATCAACATCCCGATCATCAAGTACTCGGTGGAGTGGTGGAACACCCTGCACCAGCCGGCCACCTTCAAGCTCACCGAGAAGCCGGCGATGCCGCCGGAAATGTGGGTGCCGCTGCTGATCATGGTGCTCGGTTTCTACTGTTTCTTCGCCGTCAGCCTGCTGCTGCGCATGCGCCTGGAAGTGCTCAAGCGCGAATCGCGGGCCAGCTGGGTCAAGGCCGAAGTGGAGCGCAGCCTGTGAGTTTCGAGTCCTTCAGCGATTTCCTGGCCATGGGCAAGCATGGTCTCTACGTGTGGACCGCCTTCGGCGTCAGCCTGGCGGTTCTCGCCCTGAATGTGGTGCTGCCGATCCTGGCGCGCCGGCGTTACCTGCAAGACGAGGCGCGCCGTCTGCGCCGGGAGGGCAAGCAATGAATCCGCAACGCAAGAAACGCCTGTTGATCATCCTCGGCCTGCTGGCCGGGGTCGCGGTGGCGGTGGGCCTGGCCCTCAGCGCCCTGCAGCAGAACATCAACCTGTTCTACAACCCGACGCAGATCGCTGCCGGCGAGGCGCCGCAGGATGCGCGGATCCGCGCCGGCGGGATGGTCAAGGAAGGTTCGGTCAAGCGCACCGGCGACTCGCTGGACGTCGAGTTCGTGGTCACCGACTACGCCGCCGACGTGACCATCCGCTACCGCGGCATCCTCCCCGACCTGTTCCGCGAAGGGCAGGGCATCGTCGCGCTCGGCCGGCTCAACGCCGACGGCGTGCTGGTCGCCGACGAGGTACTGGCCAAGCACGACGAGAACTACATGCCGCCGGAAGTCACCCAGGCGCTGGAGAAGAGCGGCAAGCTGCCGGGCGGCATGCCGGCCGGTGCCATGAGCGGCGCGGAGGCCAAGCAATGATCCCCGAACTCGGCCATCTGGCCATGATCCTCGCCCTGTGCCTGGCTGCGGTGCAGGCGACCCTGCCGATGATCGGCGCCTGGCGCGGCGACCGCCTGTGGATGGGCCTGGCGGCGCCTGCGGCCTGGGGGCAGTTCCTGTTCCTGCTGTTCTCCTTCGCCTGCCTGACCCACGCTTTCCTGATCGACGACTTCTCGGTGGCCTACGTGGCCAACAACTCCAACAGCGCGCTGCCCTGGTTCTACAAGTTCAGCGCGGTGTGGGGCGCCCACGAGGGCTCGCTGCTGCTGTGGGCGCTGATCCTCGCCGGCTGGACCTTCGCCGTGGCGGTGTTCTCCCGCCAGCTGCCGGAAGTGATGCTGGCCCGCGTGCTCGGCGTGATGGGCATGATCAGTGTCGGCTTCCTGCTGTTTTTGATCGTCACCTCCAACCCCTTCGAGCGCCTGCTGCCCAACGCGCCGATGGACGGCCGCGACCTCAACCCGCTGCTGCAGGACTTCGGCCTGATCGTCCACCCGCCGATGCTCTACATGGGCTACGTCGGTTTCTCGGTGGCCTTCGCCTTCGCCATCGCCGCACTGCTCGGCGGGCGCCTCGACGCCGCCTGGGCGCGCTGGTCGCGGCCCTGGACCATCGTCGCCTGGGCCTTCCTCGGCATCGGCATCGTGCTCGGCTCCTGGTGGGCCTACTACGAACTGGGCTGGGGCGGCTGGTGGTTCTGGGACCCGGTGGAGAACGCCTCGTTCATGCCCTGGCTGGTCGGCACCGCACTGATCCATTCGCTGGCGGTCACCGAGAAGCGTGGCGTGTTCAAGAGCTGGACGGTGCTGCTGGCCATCGCCGCCTTCTCCCTGAGCCTGCTCGGCACCTTCCTGGTGCGCTCGGGCGTGCTGACCTCGGTGCACGCCTTCGCCGCCGACCCCGAGCGCGGCACCTTCATCCTGATCTTCCTGCTCTGCGTGGTGGGCAGCTCGCTGACCCTGTTCGCCCTGCGTGCGCCGGTGGTCAAGAGCAAGGTCGGTTTCGCCTTGTGGTCGCGCGAGACCCTGCTGCTGGCCAACAACCTGATCCTGGTGGTGTCCTGCGCCACCATCCTGCTCGGCACCCTCTACCCGCTGGTGCTCGACGCGCTGAGCGGCGCCAAGCTGTCGGTCGGCCCGCCGTACTTCAACGCGCTGTTCCTGCCGCTGATGGCGATCCTCATGGCGGCGCTGGGCGTCGGCGTGCTGGTGCGCTGGAAGGACACCCCGCTCAAGTGGCTGTCCGGCATGCTGCTGCCGGTGCTGGTCGCCGCCGGCGCGCTCGGCCTGCTCGCCGCCTTCCTGTTCGGCGACTTCCACTGGGCGGTGCTGGCCACCTGCGTGCTGGCCGCCTGGGTGGTGCTCACCGGCCTGCGCGACCTGCTCGACAAGACCCGCCACAAGGGCCTGCTCAAGGGCATCGCCGGCCTGTCGCGCAGCTACTGGGGCATGCAGGTCGCCCACCTGGGCATCGCCGTGTGCGCCCTGGGCGTGGTGCTGTCCAGCCAGTACGCGCTGGAGCGCGACCTGCGCATGGCTCCGGGCGAGTCGGTGGAGCTGGGCGGCTACCAGTTCGTCTTCGACGGCGCCAGGCACCATGAGGGGCCCAACTACAGCTCCGACAAGGCCACCGTG harbors:
- the ccmD gene encoding heme exporter protein CcmD is translated as MSFESFSDFLAMGKHGLYVWTAFGVSLAVLALNVVLPILARRRYLQDEARRLRREGKQ
- the ccmE gene encoding cytochrome c maturation protein CcmE, translating into MNPQRKKRLLIILGLLAGVAVAVGLALSALQQNINLFYNPTQIAAGEAPQDARIRAGGMVKEGSVKRTGDSLDVEFVVTDYAADVTIRYRGILPDLFREGQGIVALGRLNADGVLVADEVLAKHDENYMPPEVTQALEKSGKLPGGMPAGAMSGAEAKQ
- a CDS encoding heme lyase CcmF/NrfE family subunit, which gives rise to MIPELGHLAMILALCLAAVQATLPMIGAWRGDRLWMGLAAPAAWGQFLFLLFSFACLTHAFLIDDFSVAYVANNSNSALPWFYKFSAVWGAHEGSLLLWALILAGWTFAVAVFSRQLPEVMLARVLGVMGMISVGFLLFLIVTSNPFERLLPNAPMDGRDLNPLLQDFGLIVHPPMLYMGYVGFSVAFAFAIAALLGGRLDAAWARWSRPWTIVAWAFLGIGIVLGSWWAYYELGWGGWWFWDPVENASFMPWLVGTALIHSLAVTEKRGVFKSWTVLLAIAAFSLSLLGTFLVRSGVLTSVHAFAADPERGTFILIFLLCVVGSSLTLFALRAPVVKSKVGFALWSRETLLLANNLILVVSCATILLGTLYPLVLDALSGAKLSVGPPYFNALFLPLMAILMAALGVGVLVRWKDTPLKWLSGMLLPVLVAAGALGLLAAFLFGDFHWAVLATCVLAAWVVLTGLRDLLDKTRHKGLLKGIAGLSRSYWGMQVAHLGIAVCALGVVLSSQYALERDLRMAPGESVELGGYQFVFDGARHHEGPNYSSDKATVRVLDDGREIAVLHPEKRLYTVQQMPMTEAGIDPGFTRDLYVALGEPLEDGAWAVRLHVKPYVRWIWLGGLLMAFGGFLAALDRRYRVKVTGKVRDALGMTGAQA